A single window of Mycolicibacterium aurum DNA harbors:
- a CDS encoding MarR family winged helix-turn-helix transcriptional regulator produces the protein MAAPRLDDQLCFALYSASRAVTMVYRPLLDELNLTYPQYLVLMVLWEEEPCTVGHLGARLHLDSGTLSPLLKRLEASGYVRRVRAADDERRVQITLTPDGRALEERATCIPERLLGSGDVEFSDLAALRDAVRALAETLYAHYR, from the coding sequence GTGGCCGCACCGCGTCTCGACGATCAGTTGTGCTTCGCGCTGTACTCGGCTTCACGCGCCGTGACCATGGTGTACCGACCACTGCTGGACGAGCTGAACCTCACCTATCCGCAATACCTGGTGCTGATGGTGCTGTGGGAAGAGGAACCATGCACGGTCGGTCACCTGGGGGCTCGTCTCCATCTTGACTCCGGCACTTTGTCGCCGCTGCTGAAGCGGCTTGAGGCGAGCGGCTACGTCCGCCGCGTGCGAGCCGCCGACGACGAGCGTCGAGTCCAGATCACGCTGACGCCGGATGGCCGCGCCCTTGAGGAACGCGCCACGTGCATACCCGAACGACTGCTGGGATCCGGCGATGTCGAGTTCAGTGACCTCGCGGCGCTGCGCGACGCCGTGCGCGCGCTGGCCGAAACCCTCTACGCCCATTACCGATAG
- a CDS encoding DoxX family protein: MADLPPPPPTTRLRTIARYLLAAQMIFAGFSHLFWAREEFQAQVPNWVPIDADGVVMASGGVEITLGVGLALLRRDRVLVGRLLAVFFVLVFPGNVAQYLNHVDAFNLNSDTSRFVRLLFQPVLIAWALWSTGVPKSKR; encoded by the coding sequence ATGGCCGACCTGCCACCACCCCCGCCGACCACTCGCCTGCGCACCATCGCCCGGTATCTTCTTGCCGCGCAGATGATCTTCGCCGGCTTCAGCCATCTGTTCTGGGCTCGCGAGGAGTTCCAGGCTCAGGTGCCGAACTGGGTACCGATCGACGCCGACGGCGTGGTGATGGCCTCCGGCGGTGTCGAGATCACCCTGGGCGTCGGCTTGGCGCTGCTGCGTCGTGACCGGGTGCTGGTCGGACGGCTGTTGGCCGTGTTCTTCGTGCTGGTCTTTCCGGGCAACGTGGCGCAATACCTCAACCACGTCGACGCCTTCAATCTCAACAGTGACACGAGTCGCTTCGTGCGCTTGCTGTTTCAGCCTGTGCTGATCGCCTGGGCCCTGTGGTCGACCGGGGTTCCCAAGAGCAAGCGCTGA